A DNA window from Ficedula albicollis isolate OC2 chromosome 1, FicAlb1.5, whole genome shotgun sequence contains the following coding sequences:
- the PPEF1 gene encoding serine/threonine-protein phosphatase with EF-hands 1, which translates to MGSIIGTMGCSSSVADRRSENVIRAAILIQKWYRFTMARLEMRRRYSLSIFQSIEYADEQDQLQLSNFFTFMLDHCTHPDTVSQIFTSPSAPQVVDEDLCLKEFEKKIDVPDSYYGPRLSFPLTVEDANALLHAFRNEQLLHARYVLQLLSETRRVLKEMPNITHLSTSYSKEITVCGDLHGNLDDLLLIFYKNGLPSEQNRYVFNGDFVDRGKNSMEILIILFAFLLIYPNDLHLNRGNHEDYIMNLRYGFTKEVSKKYKDHWKQILCLLRDVFSWLPLATIIDSKVLILHGGISDTTDLDFLNALERNKLKSLMRPPKSVRDRQDQTKKRIPTAKPSKHIANQHVAVKTQHNSSSGFTEPSGSNLPPDPALKEWKQILDILWSDPRSQNGCTPNKCRGGGCYFGPDVTAKLFERYNLKMLIRSHEFKPEGYEISHDGKVITIFSASNYYEEGSNRGAYIKLNPELIPRFVQYQVSKFTRRHNLRERVGTIESSALKSLREKIYAHKSELTSAFAQYDVNGTGRISVNDWAAAMESVLQLELPWRMLRSQLAQMNPDGEVDFMSCFYDLKMGQPIKEAQPALAETLCRYRKDLEIIFNIIDKDHSGLISLEEFSQTWRLFTSHLGIDVQDDSIDKLVLSIDYNKDGHIDFNEFLEAFHVVHRLEKKATS; encoded by the exons ATGGGCAGCATCATTGGAACCATGGGGTGCAGCAGTTCTGTAGCTGACAGAAGGTCAGAGAATG TCATTAGAGCTGCAATCCTCATCCAGAAGTGGTACCGCTTTACGATGGCGCGGCTGGAGATGAGGCGCCGCTATTCTCTCAGTATCTTTCAGTCAATCGAATATGCTGATGAACAGGATCAACTACAG CTATCCAACTTTTTTACATTCATGCTGGATCATTGTACTCATCCTGATACAg TTTCTCAAATTTTTACCAGCCCTAGTGCTCCTCAGGTGGTGGACGAAGACTTATGtttaaaagaatttgaaaagaagATTGATGTTCCAGACTCTTATTATGGACCACGACTCTCATTCCCCCTTACTGTGGAAGATGCCAATGCTCTCCTTCATGCTTTCAGGAATGAACAG cTGCTTCATGCCCGCTATGTACTGCAGCTGCTAAGTGAAACTAGGAGGGTTCTCAAGGAGATGCCAAATATCACTCATCTTTCAACTTCCTATTCCAAGGAGATAACTGTCTGTG gAGATTTGCATGGAAACCTGGATGATCTTTTGCTGATATTCTATAAG aatgGTCTGCCTTCAGAACAAAACCGCTATGTCTTTAATGGTGATTTTGTCGACAGAGGGAAAAATTCTATGGAAATACTTATAATcctatttgcatttcttctaaTCTATCCCAATGATTTACACTTGAATAGAGGAAACCATGAAGACTACATCATGAACCTGAG ATATGGCTTCACAAAAGAAGTTTCGAAGAAGTACAAG GACCATTGGAAACAGATTTTGTGTCTTCTGCGAGATGTTTTTAGCTGGCTTCCCCTTGCCACTATAATTGATAGCAAAGTCCTTATCCTACATGGGGGGATTTCAGACACCACAGATCTGGATTTCCTGAATGCACTTGAGAGAAATAAG ttgaaatCTTTGATGCGCCCTCCAAAGTCAGTGAGAGATAGACAGGACCAAACAAAGAAGAGAATTCCCACGGCCAAACCCAGTAAACACATTGCCAACCAGCATGTTGCAGTGAAGACACAACACAACTCTTCATCGGGCTTCACTGAGCCTTCAGGCTCAAATTTGCCTCCAGACCCCGCCCTGAAGGAATGGAAACAA ATCCTTGACATTCTGTGGAGTGATCCAAGAAGCCAAAATGGCTGTACACCAAACAAGTGTCGAGGAGGAGGCTGTTACTTTGGTCCTGATGTCACTGCCAAGCTGTTTGAGAGGTATAATCTGAAGATGCTCATCAGGTCTCATGAATTTAAGCCAGAAGGTTATGAGATCAGTCATGATGGAAAG GTTATCACCATATTCTCTGCCTCTAACTATTACGAAGAGGGCAGTAACCGGGGCGCTTACATCAAGCTGAATCCCGAGCTGATCCCCCGGTTTGTGCAGTACCAGGTCAGCAAGTTCACGCGCAGGCACAATCTCCGGGAGAG GGTAGGTACAATTGAATCATCTGCCTTAAAGTCCTTACGAGAGAAGATTTATGCTCACAAGTCTGAACTCACCAGTGCTTTTGCACAATACGACGTCAATGGCACAG GCAGGATTTCTGTCAACGACTGGGCTGCAGCGATGGAGTCTGTCCTACAGCTGGAACTGCCCTGGAGGATGCTGCGGTCTCAGTTAGCACAGATGAATCCAGATGGAGAAGTTGACTTCATGTCATGTTTTTATGATTTGAAAATGGGTCAACCTATAAAAGAG GCTCAGCCAGCTTTGGCAGAAACACTGTGCAGATACAGAAAGGATCTGGAGATCATCTTTAACATCATTGACAAAGATCACTCAG GTTTGATTTCTCTTGAGGAATTCAGCCAGACATGGAGACTCTTCACTTCTCATCTGGGCATTGATGTACAGGATGATTCCATTGACAAGTTAGTCCTCAGCATAGACTACAACAAAGATGGCCACATTGATTTCAATGAATTTTTAGAGGCCTTTCACGTTGTTCACAGACTTGAGAAAAAGGCAACCTCCTGA